The following proteins are encoded in a genomic region of Cryptomeria japonica chromosome 11, Sugi_1.0, whole genome shotgun sequence:
- the LOC131079353 gene encoding uncharacterized protein LOC131079353, translating to MVDRIVKVKQALRQMVVSTEWERWRDRPSTNSQACDEIFYLIIGSGSILFWQRASDLLILCWPLIEVLRLFDNDKPCMGDVFEKLDQMREKLKNIFIVGAPSFDQETHDIVWNCSLDRWRMLHRPLHLVGFLLNPKWFHKKPWLDDEVSIGWKAYLGRVYPNREDRTKIKDQLSKYIDGVDNFSHKDVPFDRLNMEPKAFWENYGTKTPELRNTAIHVLSQVSSSSTCERNWSEYSFIHSVKRNRLGSKMAEDLVYIHSNLRLLSRASTDYKSGPHRMWDYGGSMDDGNDELPIEVLEDNVEESLLAAGMEIGEASRSIP from the exons ATGGTTGATAGAATTGTGAAGGTAAAACAAGCATTAAGGCAAATGGTGGTGTCCACTGAatgggagagatggagagatagaccAAGTACCAACAGTCAAGCAtgtgatgaaattttttatctcataaTTGGTAGTGGGTCAATTTTATTTTGGCAACGAGCAAGTGATCTTCTTATACTTTGTTGGCCTCTTATTGAAGTTCTTCGTCTTTTTGATAATGATAAACCATGCATGGGAGATGTGTTTGAGAAGCTAGATCAAATGAGAGAGAagctaaaaaatatatttattgttgGGGCACCATCATTTGATCAAGAGACACATGATATTGTTTGGAATTGTAGTTTAGATAGATGGAGGATGCTTCATAGGCCTCTTCATTTAGTTGGATTTTTACTTAATCCAAAATGGTTTCACAAAAAACCATGGTTGGATGATGAAGTTTCGATAGGATGGAAAGCCTATCTAGGTAGAGTTTATCCAAATAGAGAGGACCGCACTAAAATCAAGGATCAACTGTCAAAATATATTGACGGAGTTGATAATTTTTCCCATAAAGATGTTCCATTTGATCGATTGAATATGGAACCCAAAGCCTTTTGGGAGAATTATGGAACAAAAACACCAGAACTCAGAAATACTGCAATTCATGTGTTATCTCAG GTCTCTAGTTCTTCTACATGTGAAAGAAATTGGAGTGAGTATTCCTTCATCCATTCTGTGAAGCGTAACAGGCTAGGTAGCAAAATGGCAGAGGATCTTGTGTATATACATTCAAATCTTCGTCTTTTATCTCGTGCTTCTACTGATTATAAGTCAGGGCCTCATAGGATGTGGGACTATGGTGGCTCGATGGATGATGGAAATGATGAATTGCCAATAGAAGTACTTGAAGATAATGTAGAGGAGAGTTTACTTGCAGCTGGAATGGAGATAGGTGAAGCAAGCAGAAGCATTCCTTGA